The nucleotide sequence AGGAGTCCGCGATCGACCGGGCGGTGACGCGCGTGCTGGAGTTGATCGGCCGCACGGCGGCGGGACGCGAGCCCGCGCCCGAGCCCGACCTCGACGCGCACCACGCGCTGGCGCGCCGGGCCGCCGCGGAGTCGGCGGTGCTGCTCAGGAACGAGGGCGCGGTCCTGCCGCTGGACCCGGACGCGGCCGTGAACATCGCCGTGATCGGCGAATTCGCCCGCACCCCGAGGTACCAGGGCGCGGGCAGTTCGCGCGTCAACCCGACGCGCCTCGACAACGCCTGGGACGCGCTGCGGGAGGCGGCGGGCGCGAAGTCGGCCCTGACGTTCTCGCCCGGCTTCCTGCTGACCGACGCCGCCGACGCCGACACCGCCGACGCTTCCGGCACGCCCGGCGCGCCCGCCGACGAGGCGGCGGCCCTGGTGTCCGACGCGGTCGCGGCAGCCGCCGCGGCCGATGTCGCCCTGGTGTTCCTGGGCCTGCCCGAAGGCGTGGAGTCCGAGGGCCACGACCGCGACTCCCTCGACCTGCCGGCCGCGCAGATCCGCTTGCTGGAGGCGGTGGCGCGGGCCAACCCGAACGTGGTGGTCGTGCTCGCCAACGGCGGTGTGGTCGAGGTCGCGAGCTGGCAGCACCACGCGCGGGCGGTCCTCGAAGGCTGGCTCGGGGGCCAGGCGGGCGGCGGCGCGATCGCCGACCTGGTGTTCGGCCGTGCCAACCCGTCCGGTCGGCTGGCCGAGACGATCCCGCTGCGGCTGGCCGACAACCCGTCGTACCTGAACTTCCCCGGCGGCGAGGGCGTGGTGGCGTACGGCGAGCGCGTCTACGTCGGCTACCGCTACTACGACACGGTCGACGCACCGGTCGCGTACCCCTTCGGACACGGCCTGTCCTACACCGAGTTCACGTACTCCGACCTGGCCGCCGAGGTCGAGGGCTCGGGCGCCGACGTGGTGGTGCGGGTGCGGCTCACCGTCACCAACTCCGGCGCGGTGGCGGGCAAGGAGGTGGTGCAGGTGTACGTCGGCGACACCGCCGCGTCAGTCGACCGCCCCGCACGCGAACTCAAGGCGTTCGCCAAGGTCTCCCTCGCCGCGGGTGCGTCCGCGCCGGTCGAATTCGCCCTGCGCGCACGGGACTTCTCGTACTTCAGCGCGCTGCACGGCGATTGGGTGCTGGAGCCGGGCGAGTTCGTGGTGCACGTCGGGGCGTCGTCGCGCGACGTGCGCCTGACCGCGGCGGTGACGGTGGACGCCCCCGAGCCGCTGGAGCCCCTGTCCGCGGAGTCGTCGGTCGCGCGGTGGCTGGCCGACCCGATCGGCGGCACCGTGCTCCGGGCGGCGCTGGGCGGCATCCCCGGATCGGGCCTGAGCGACCCGGACATCGTGCGCATGGTCGAGTCGCTGCCGCTGTCCCGGCTCGCCGCGCTGAGCGGAGGCCGCGTCGACCTCGACGACATCCGGCGCGAACGCGCGCGGCTGTCCGCCGAGGAGGCCTGACCCGCGGCACCGCCCGGACGTACGGCGTCAGGTCGAGGGGCGCTGGATCAGCCGGGGGTCGAACGCCGCGGCGATGCCCGGGGGTTCGCGGCCGGCCAGCCCCGCCACGACCATCGCGGCACGGCGGCGGACGACCTCGCCGAGGTCGAAGCTGATGGTGGTCAGCGGCGGGTCGGCCAGCCGTGCGGTGGGGATGTCGTCGACGCCGACGACGGCCAGGTCGGCGGGCGCGGTGAGGCCGTGTTCGCGCAGGCCCGCGAGAACCGCGATGGCGGTTTCGTCGTTGAAGGCGCACACGCCCGTCACCGCCTCCGCCCTCCAGCCGGCCACCGCCTCCGCGGCGGTGGCCGCCTCGAGGTCGGTGCTGCGCACGACCGGCGGTGCGAGGCCCGCCTCCGCGCACGCTTCGGCCACCCCCCGAAGGCGCCCCTCGGCCATGCGCAGCAGGCCGGGGTGGCGCGGCAGGGCGTAGCCGAGGCGGCGGTGGCCCCGCTCGATGAGGTGTCGGGCCTGGAACCGTCCGATCGGCGCCGTCGACGAGCCTTCCGGCGAGGAGGGGATCACGACGTCGGCGCCCGCGCGGTACAGGGCCCGCACGGTGGCGTCGTCGAAGGCCTCGAAGCCGATCACGGCGGACGCGCCGATCTCCGCGCAGACGTCCGTCAGAGGCCGACCGCGCCCGCCCGCGAGGTGGGTGACCAGCGTGAGGCCGTGTGCGGCGAGTTCGGCGGCGAGCCCTTCGACGAAGCGGCTGATCCCCGCGCCGATCGGGAGCCCCGGGATGGCGAGCACCGCGATGTCGCTGCGCCCGCGGGCCAGCGAGCGTGCGGTGGCGTGCGGCCGGTAGTCGAGGCGCCGGGCCGCCTCCAGGACGCGCTGCCGGGTCTCCTCGGGGATCCCGTGGCCCGGGCGGTCGTTGAGGACGAAGCTGACGGTCGTCTGCGACACGCCGGCGGCCCTGGCGACGTCGGTGCTGGTCGGGCGCTTGCGACGGGGCATGGCGGTTCGTGTCCTCACAGGGCTCGGCCGAGCGGATCGGCAGGGGTGGGACGCCTCCGTTCCGTGCTCGGCGGGAGTCGGGGCGGCGCACGCCGGGCGCGGTCATCGGACGGTCGCCGACGCACGTCCCGGCGTTCGCGAGCGTGAGGAGCACACCCGCTCATCCGGGTTACTAATTCGTTTTAGTCTAGACGACCCCACCACCGACCGGCGAGAAGCGGTTTCCGGGAACGGACACGCGCCGGCGTCCCGTCCGGTTCACGCCGTCCGGCGCCGCGGCCTCGGGGCGGTGGTGTCGGCCGAGACATGCGTGATCCACCCCGGCGCGGGCGGTGTCCCGGGTGTGCCGGGACGGTCGGGCATGGTCATCGCGCGGCGTCAGAAGTCCTCGTCGAAGCTGACCGTCCCGGACACGCCGACCTGGTACGCGGACACCTTGCGCTCGAAGAAGTTCGCGAGCTCCTGGACGTCCTGCAGGGCCATGAACGGGAACGGGTTGGCGCTGCCGTGCACCGGTTCGAGGCCGAGCCGGGTCAGCCGCCGGTCGGCGACGTGCTCCAGGTACGTGCGCATGTCGGCGACGGTCAGGCCGGGGACGCCGCCGCCGAGGAGGTCCTCCGCGAAGGCGGCCTCGGCGTCCACCGCCTCGGCGAGCATCCGGCGTACGGCGTCGGCGAGTTCGTCGTCGAACAGGTCCGGCTCCTCGGCGCGGACCGTGTCCACGACGTCGAACGCGAACTCCATGTGCGCCGACTCGTCGCGGAACACCCAGTTCGTGCCCGAGGCCAGCCCACCCAGGACGCCGCGCGAGCGCAGGAAGTAGACGTACGCGAACGCCCCGTAGAAGAACAGCCCTTCGACGCACGCGGCGAAGCAGATGAGGTTGAGCAGGAACGCGCGCCGGTCCTCGCGCGTGTCCAGCCGCTCGCGGCCCGTCGCCGCGTCGATCCACCGGAAGCAGAACTCGGCCTTGCGCCGGATCGACGGGATGTGCTCGACCGCCGCGAACGCCCGTGCCCGCTCGGCCTCGTCGGGCAGGTAGGTGTCCAGCAGGGTCAGGTAGAACTGGACGTGCACGGCCTCCTCGTACAGCTGCCGTGACAGGTACAGCCGCGCCTCGGGGGCGTTGATGTGCTTGTACAGGTTCAGGACGAGGTTGTTCGCGACGATGGTGTCGCCGGTCGCGAAGAACGCCACGAGCCGTTGCACCAGGTGGCGTTCGGCCGGGGCGAGGCGGGCCAGGTCCGGCAGGTCGGACGCGAGGTCGACCTCCTCGACGGTCCACGTGTTGCGGATCGCGGCGCGGTAGCGCTCGTAGAACCCGGGGTAACGCATGGGGCGCAGGGTGAGGTTCATCCCCGGGTCGAGCAGCCCGGATCCGGTCGCGGTGGCGGGGTGGACGGTCACTGGCAGGCCTCGCACGACTCGGGGTTCTCCAGGGAGCAGGCGACCGCGTCCTCGGCGGAGACCGGCTTCCGGGTGGGCACGGTGGCCTGCGCGATGCGCGTGGCCGGCCGCGAGCGCAGGTAGTAGGTGGTCTTGAGGCCCGACCGCCACGCGTGCCGGTACATCGACGACAGCTTCCCGATGGTCGGGTCGGCCATGAACAGGTTCAGCGACTGCGACTGGTCGATGTACGGCGCGCGCGCCGCCGCGGCGTCGATCAGTGCCCGCTGCGGGAGTTCCCACGCCGTGCGGTACAACGCGCGTACGTCGTCCGGGAGTTCGGTGATGTCCTGGGCGGACCCCTCGGCCCGGCGGATGCGTTCGCGGACGTCGGCGGTCCACAGCCCGCGCGCCTTCAACTCCCGTACCAGATAGGGGTTGATCTGCAGGAACTCACCCGAGAGCGTCTCGCGCTTGAACAGGTTCGACACCTGGGGTTCGACGCACTCGTAGCACCCGGCGATGGACGCGATCGTCGCGGTCGGAGCGATCGCCACCAGCAGCGAGTTGCGCAGCCCGTGCGCGGCGACCCGGGCGCGCAACGCCGCCCAGCGCTCCCGCTGACGCGGCGTCACCCCCGGCCACAGGTCCGGCTGGAGCCGCCCGCGCGCGGCGTGCGTCGCCGCGAAGCCCGGGTGCGGGCCCGACTCGGCGGCCAGGTCGCACGAGGTCTCCAGCGCGGTGAGGTAGATCTCCTCGGCGAGGTCGGCGGACACCTCCCGCGCCTCCGGGGAGTCGAACGGCAGCCGCAGCGCGAAGAACACGTCCTGGAGTCCCATCACGCCCAGCCCCACCGGCCGCCAGCGCGGGTTCGACCGGGCCGCCTGCTCGGTCGGGTAGTAGTTGATGTCCACCACCCGGTCGAGGAACGTCACCGCCGTGCGCACGGTCGCGCGCAGCCGTTCGCGGTCGACGCCCGAACCGTCCGCGGCGAGGTGCGCGGCGAGGTTGACCGATCCCAGGTTGCACACCGCGGTCTCGTCGTCGGAGGTGACCTCGACGATCTCGGTGCACAAGTTGGACAAGTGAACGACGTTGCCGGGTTCGGCGGCCTGGTTGCAGGTGCGGTTGGCGGCGTCCTTGAACGTCATCCAGCCGTTGCCGGTCTGCGCGAGGGTGCGCATCATGCGGGCGTACAGGTCGCGCGCCGGGATCTGCCGGACGAAGCGGCCCTCGGCCTCGGCCGCGGTGTACGCGCGGTCGAACTCCTCGCCCCACAGGTCCGGCAGCCCGGGCACCTCGTCGGGGTCGAACAGCGACCAGACGGCGTCCTCCTCGACCCGCCGCATGAACAGGTCGGGGATCCAGTTCGCCAGGTTCAGGTTGTGGGTGCGCCGCGCGTCCTCGCCGGTGTTGTCGCGCAGTTCGAGGAATTCGAGGACGTCCGGGTGCCACGTCTCCAGGTACACGCATGCCGCACCCTTGCGCCGCCCGCCCTGGTTGACCGCCGCGACCGACGCGTCCAGCGTCCGCAGCCACGGCACAATGCCGTTCGAGTGCCCGTTCGTCCCCCGGATCAGCGCGCCGCGCGAGCGTACGCGCGACCACGAGACCCCGATGCCGCCGGCGAACTTCGAGAGGCGGGCGACGCGGCCGTACACCTCGTAGATCGACTCCAGTTCGTCGCGCGGCGAGTCCAGCAGGTAGCACGACGACATCTGGGTGTGCCGCGTCCCGGAGTTGAACAGCGTCGGCGAACTCGGCAGGTACGCCAGCGACGACATCAGCCGGTGGAACCCGATCGCCTCCTCCGGGGTGCGCGAGAGTCCGCAGGCCACGCGCAGCAGGAAGTACTGCGGCGTCTCGATCACGGCGCGCGTGCGCGGGTGCCGCAGCAGGTACCGGTCGGCGACCGTGCGCAACCCGAAGTACTCGAACCGGCGGTCCGCTTCGGGATCCACCGCGGCGTCGAGCGCGTCGGCGTGCGCGGCGACGAACGCCGCCGTGCCGTCGCCGATCAGCCCTTCGCGGTGCCCGGCCGCCACGGCGGACGAGAACGAGCCGATGCCCTGGCCGCGCACCTCGTCGCCGATGCGCCGGGCGAGCAGCCGCGCCGCGAGCCGGGAGTACGCGGGATCCTCGGCGATCAGGTCAGCGGCCGTACGCACCAAAAGCTCGCCGAGGGCCCGGTCGGGCGCGTCGGCGGGCAGTCCGGCGGCCGTCCGGTCGGCCACGAGGGCGATCTCGACATCCGGCAAGTCCTCCGCACACGCCGTGAGTTCGGCGACGATGCGGTCGCGCCGGGCGTCGGCGTCGTCCGCGTGCACCGGGGCATCGGAGCGGAAACGGGCAGGCGTGTGCACGCCGTCCAGGACGGTCACAGGCTCTCTCCTCGCGAGCTGGTACTGCGGTGACCACCACGCGCCGGACGGACATGTCCGGCACGCGGACAGCGGGCAGGTCTTCGGACTCGCGGGCGTGTTTCGTCGCCTACTGGCCGTCGCTTCCCGGAGCCGGACGGCTCCAGTGCTGATGACGGCGGTCGTTCCCGCTCACCGCTGCGGGGGCAGTCCCGGCTTCCCACCGGGTTCCCTCTTCGAGGCCGCCCGCCGGGCCCGCGGAGATGCGGACCGGA is from Yinghuangia sp. ASG 101 and encodes:
- a CDS encoding LacI family DNA-binding transcriptional regulator: MPRRKRPTSTDVARAAGVSQTTVSFVLNDRPGHGIPEETRQRVLEAARRLDYRPHATARSLARGRSDIAVLAIPGLPIGAGISRFVEGLAAELAAHGLTLVTHLAGGRGRPLTDVCAEIGASAVIGFEAFDDATVRALYRAGADVVIPSSPEGSSTAPIGRFQARHLIERGHRRLGYALPRHPGLLRMAEGRLRGVAEACAEAGLAPPVVRSTDLEAATAAEAVAGWRAEAVTGVCAFNDETAIAVLAGLREHGLTAPADLAVVGVDDIPTARLADPPLTTISFDLGEVVRRRAAMVVAGLAGREPPGIAAAFDPRLIQRPST
- a CDS encoding ribonucleotide-diphosphate reductase subunit beta, producing MNLTLRPMRYPGFYERYRAAIRNTWTVEEVDLASDLPDLARLAPAERHLVQRLVAFFATGDTIVANNLVLNLYKHINAPEARLYLSRQLYEEAVHVQFYLTLLDTYLPDEAERARAFAAVEHIPSIRRKAEFCFRWIDAATGRERLDTREDRRAFLLNLICFAACVEGLFFYGAFAYVYFLRSRGVLGGLASGTNWVFRDESAHMEFAFDVVDTVRAEEPDLFDDELADAVRRMLAEAVDAEAAFAEDLLGGGVPGLTVADMRTYLEHVADRRLTRLGLEPVHGSANPFPFMALQDVQELANFFERKVSAYQVGVSGTVSFDEDF
- a CDS encoding ribonucleoside-diphosphate reductase subunit alpha → MTVLDGVHTPARFRSDAPVHADDADARRDRIVAELTACAEDLPDVEIALVADRTAAGLPADAPDRALGELLVRTAADLIAEDPAYSRLAARLLARRIGDEVRGQGIGSFSSAVAAGHREGLIGDGTAAFVAAHADALDAAVDPEADRRFEYFGLRTVADRYLLRHPRTRAVIETPQYFLLRVACGLSRTPEEAIGFHRLMSSLAYLPSSPTLFNSGTRHTQMSSCYLLDSPRDELESIYEVYGRVARLSKFAGGIGVSWSRVRSRGALIRGTNGHSNGIVPWLRTLDASVAAVNQGGRRKGAACVYLETWHPDVLEFLELRDNTGEDARRTHNLNLANWIPDLFMRRVEEDAVWSLFDPDEVPGLPDLWGEEFDRAYTAAEAEGRFVRQIPARDLYARMMRTLAQTGNGWMTFKDAANRTCNQAAEPGNVVHLSNLCTEIVEVTSDDETAVCNLGSVNLAAHLAADGSGVDRERLRATVRTAVTFLDRVVDINYYPTEQAARSNPRWRPVGLGVMGLQDVFFALRLPFDSPEAREVSADLAEEIYLTALETSCDLAAESGPHPGFAATHAARGRLQPDLWPGVTPRQRERWAALRARVAAHGLRNSLLVAIAPTATIASIAGCYECVEPQVSNLFKRETLSGEFLQINPYLVRELKARGLWTADVRERIRRAEGSAQDITELPDDVRALYRTAWELPQRALIDAAAARAPYIDQSQSLNLFMADPTIGKLSSMYRHAWRSGLKTTYYLRSRPATRIAQATVPTRKPVSAEDAVACSLENPESCEACQ
- a CDS encoding glycoside hydrolase family 3 C-terminal domain-containing protein, which produces MRDKADIEAALAALTLEEKASLLCGAGAWETVGVEHAGVPSIVLTDGPHGLRLQDPGAEHSAFDINLSLPATCFPTAAALGSSWDTGLMARIGEALGAESRAAGVSVLLGPGVNIKRSPLCGRNFEYLSEDPLLSGHLGAALVRGVQSTGVASSVKHFAANNQETERMTVSAEVDERTLREIYLAAFEHIVATERPGTVMAAYNKINGVHAAQNPWLLTRVLRDEWGFEGLVVSDWGAVLDPVAAVAAGLDLEMPSTNGFSARRLVEAVGDGRLEESAIDRAVTRVLELIGRTAAGREPAPEPDLDAHHALARRAAAESAVLLRNEGAVLPLDPDAAVNIAVIGEFARTPRYQGAGSSRVNPTRLDNAWDALREAAGAKSALTFSPGFLLTDAADADTADASGTPGAPADEAAALVSDAVAAAAAADVALVFLGLPEGVESEGHDRDSLDLPAAQIRLLEAVARANPNVVVVLANGGVVEVASWQHHARAVLEGWLGGQAGGGAIADLVFGRANPSGRLAETIPLRLADNPSYLNFPGGEGVVAYGERVYVGYRYYDTVDAPVAYPFGHGLSYTEFTYSDLAAEVEGSGADVVVRVRLTVTNSGAVAGKEVVQVYVGDTAASVDRPARELKAFAKVSLAAGASAPVEFALRARDFSYFSALHGDWVLEPGEFVVHVGASSRDVRLTAAVTVDAPEPLEPLSAESSVARWLADPIGGTVLRAALGGIPGSGLSDPDIVRMVESLPLSRLAALSGGRVDLDDIRRERARLSAEEA